The following coding sequences are from one Leishmania major strain Friedlin complete genome, chromosome 36 window:
- a CDS encoding cyclin-e binding protein 1-like protein — translation MFAVVPTAAAAPTEAALYSLADSAKSVADALRPFLDASPSPTASLMPLYTIEKVVSCKAVYSALLRSDGVLLLLSHPAADGAASSAHVSVLESGGEAVVDVAAGESHIVYCTVSGSVYSCGYDNTYGQLGDGSVWSSNDAADGLADEQNVGGVREPVLSAPRRIAGFGEGALTDGAQREHLSSEDTGTPLSSLKDYRVAIDLAPLPSSLASCTRSPTAAAKSTSTGDSAASWRHVPPPADRHIKQVACGAHHTLMLTQSGRCVYACGTGAHGQLGGSRPVLVQSTFRAIKLLFGIDMAQVAAGDAHSFVLLRNGLLYAFGDNTCGQLGLGHTKRVSHPTTVPLPQKEEYKAPIALDHAAATTKGHRQLDAKAYATLRAPYASTESTYYPLRVPRLQDNGKPHAITGDDDRDSGAAFTAATKYGAHSHELEASNSSVRVVRVYCCVSWTLLETTNPGVWLSCGVPLTRGVNRADVATTAARIDGCGVLGRPLLRNKAEAYVFQPVNWAATLFSTRQNVDAATDALAAPLAWVGNEQQVFSADPSHGAGEGTSDAPQLPGVQIHHRTPCSISCEGDSSSCTPVVTTAPAAGHCSTADSRISSDAVLRFSHANKGIEKAILRVRDTLVSAYPTSLLVAFSSANAGGVGCDGVVTSMLIQSGSPAVVALEVRPDSSSGVHEVRGSPTHASMDGPLSAESSGTTVLQVNSTHGAVIPLPSYVLVM, via the coding sequence ATGTTCGCCGTTGTGCCaacagcggctgcggcaccaaCGGAGGCGGCCCTGTACTCGCTTGCTGACTCTGCCAAGTCCGTCGCGGATGCTTTGCGCCCGTTCTTGGACGCATCTCCATCACCCACAGCTTCGCTGATGCCGCTGTACACGATCGAAAAGGTAGTGTCCTGCAAAGCCGTCTACTCTGCCTTGCTCCGCAGCGatggtgtgctgctgcttctctcacatcctgccgccgacggcgcagcaagTAGTGCACACGTCTCGGTCCTGGAGAGCGGCGGGGAGGCTGTTGTCGATGTCGCAGCTGGAGAGTCGCACATTGTCTACTGCACTGTTTCAGGGTCTGTTTACAGCTGCGGCTACGACAACACGTACGGCCAGCTCGGAGACGGCTCTGTGTGGTCGTCCAACGATGCCGCTGACGGTCTCGCTGATGAGCAGAACGTTGGAGGCGTGAGGGAGCCAGTGCTGAGCGCGCCCAGGCGGATTGCCGGATTCGGCGAGGGTGCACTGACGGACGGCGCGCAAAGGGAACACCTTAGCAGCGAGGACACAGGTACACCGCTAAGCAGTCTGAAGGATTACCGGGTTGCTATCGACTTGGCACCCCTACCGTCATCTCTCGCTTCCTGCACCCGATCgcccactgctgctgcaaagAGCACGTCGACTGGTGACTCGGCCGCTTCATGGCGGCACGTGCCACCTCCGGCCGACCGGCACATTAAGCAGGTTGCGTGCGGCGCCCACCACACGCTCATGCTCACTCAGTCTGGTCGCTGCGTCTACGCGTGTGGCACCGGCGCGCACGGCCAGCTTGGCGGATCGCGCCCGGTGCTCGTGCAGTCCACATTTCGCGCTATTAAGCTGCTGTTCGGGATAGATATGGCGCAGGTGGCTGCCGGAGACGCACACAGCTTCGTGCTGCTCCGCAACGGGCTGCTTTACGCCTTTGGGGACAACACATGTGGCCAGCTGGGTCTGGGACACACAAAGCGCGTCAGCCATCCAACCACGGTGCCACTCCCTCAAAAGGAAGAGTACAAGGCGCCCATAGCGCTGGATCACGCTGCAGCGACCACAAAGGGTCACCGGCAGCTGGACGCCAAGGCCTACGCGACGTTGCGGGCACCCTACGCCTCCACCGAGAGCACCTACTACCCGTTGCGAGTACCACGTCTGCAAGACAATGGAAAGCCGCATGCCATCACGGGCGACGACGACCgcgacagcggtgcagcCTTCACCGCAGCAACCAAGTACGGTGCCCACTCCCATGAGCTCGAGGCATCGAACTCAAGCGTTAGAGTAGTGCGTGTCTACTGTTGTGTCTCGTGGACGCTGCTGGAGACCACGAACCCCGGCGTGTGGCTTTCATGCGGGGTCCCACTGACGCGTGGCGTGAACCGGGCCGACGTggccacgacggcggcgcgcataGATGGATGTGGCGTGCTGGGTCGGCCGCTTCTGCGCAACAAAGCCGAAGCCTATGTCTTTCAGCCCGTTAACTGGGCTGCGACCCTGTTCAGTACACGGCAGAATGTTGACGCAGCCACTGATGCCCTCGCAGCACCACTGGCATGGGTAGGAAATGAGCAGCAGGTTTTCAGTGCCGACCCATCCCACGGCGCCGGGGAGGGCACTTCGGATGCCCCACAGCTACCGGGTGTACAAATCCATCACCGCACGCCTTGCTCCATCTCATGCGAAGGCGACTCTTCCTCGTGCACCCCCGTAGTCACAACCGCACCGGCTGCGGGGCATTGCAGCACTGCCGACAGCCGtatcagcagcgacgccgtgctgaGGTTCTCTCACGCGAACAAAGGTATAGAAAAAGCGATCCTGCGCGTCAGAGACACTCTCGTCAGTGCGTACCCGACCTCGCTGCTTGTGGCTTTCTCGAGTGCCAATGCCGGAGGCGTAGGCTGTGATGGTGTTGTTACTAGCATGCTCATCCAGAGCGGAAGCCCGGCCGTTGTGGCATTGGAGGTGCGGCCGGACAGCTCCTCTGGTGTGCACGAGGTGCGGGGAAGTCCCACCCATGCCAGCATGGACGGGCCGCTGTCTGCCGAGTCTAGCGGAACCACCGTATTGCAAGTGAACTCCACTCATGGTGCTGTGATACCACTGCCTTCCTATGTTCTTGTGATGTAG
- a CDS encoding related to multifunctional cyclin-dependent kinase pho85-like protein, translating into MSLMNVCVYGLSSQMLEAFFVRECARSVQPLVASASSELRFGLVGAGESMGVWGLKWPVALECCQCQRTPCVRVPYLSPLPHLCEDGQESSVEHYVAQVRLTSQEIDGLRNQQSVAEPLSMLCRLVILEDAFFRVPRTPESNICATPGTVIAGVDQRYSQPSSLCITPFEHEKDAFTEGSGEALQWLAVLDVCRRHDASVTVDGNPLGRSRRGDAATASVCFGSTGEQFAFLYNLPALPPRPIPPVPVTVSSGMAFLASEADADTSVCSASDSIPPFCECGPDGGECATVGNPGPLLSLTFYANDPTQPFDQAAWQSELTWHQSEVMRRRMRETPDGVLPTTVCQVTDVRPIPVEGSCWCHSKLPIPALLEQQLNEMRMRRSSAAAARNGGRDGYRASIPAMSSTSSVCTMNSSHSGRHHTHVESSRRSARGGATQPSAGFLAKGWCVRPLQTIKPVLPLTGNVDSTGRAPLVTARTQHVWTCLLNLHELDDFAIEVTVKVPYIADGTELSLQGNTVLFSGMLRSSTSGTVLLPVYCPAPEGAPAGVTSLWMKLYVQYLLVFPLEGCGQHGPLEIVRSSETFAWLTVPTLIGHRGLGKTYARSPSTSRGAPFVIKCSENTIPSFQAAHARKCEMIEFDVMLSKDRVPVVIHDPLIELMALKREGVRACPGKAEYTPVRAEVHKLNYTRLRDLHVQCCKSVDRVFPTKDLLIHHWDSLLSWARKCQPKVMRGSSSSSQNDMCGGSSARTVESSLMGVEDFPNGVPSLREVLEQTPPSLHFNIEVKYPFQPLIDSNLFLQSDAFEVNGFVDAILRVVFEFSDNGRKITFSSFDPNVCLALALKQSRYDVLFLSDTKEMRDLKDYRSFYVEGAIQFASAQHLAGVSVNAGTLLSPEDEAVLPNIPEEPLHGSAERGPVTAELFHADDPQHAPPTVPSSFGAYGRAMVAEMHHRRLKVWTWGDMNSYLYFAYAQAAKMRVDGVIGDRMPVFSSTS; encoded by the coding sequence ATGTCACTGAtgaacgtgtgtgtgtacggtCTCTCCAGTCAGATGCTGGAGGCTTTCTTTGTGCGAGAGTGCGCTCGAAGCGTGCAGCCGCTCgtggcctccgcctcctcggagCTGCGATTTGGTCTGGTGGGCGCAGGGGAAAGTATGGGGGTATGGGGCCTGAAGTGGCCTGTGGCGCTCGAATGTTGTCAGTGCCAGCGTACCCCGTGTGTACGCGTTCCTTACCTCTCGCCCCTGCCCCACCTCTGCGAGGACGGTCAAGAGTCTTCCGTGGAGCATTACGTGGCCCAGGTGCGTCTCACAAGTCAGGAGATAGACGGACTACGTAATCAGCAGTCCGTTGCAGAGCCTCTCTCCATGCTGTGCCGGCTGGTCATTCTGGAGGATGCGTTCTTTCGCGTGCCGCGCACCCCAGAGTCGAACATCTGTGCCACCCCTGGCACTGTGATTGCCGGGGTTGATCAGCGGTACAGCCagccttcctctctctgcatCACGCCATTCGAACACGAAAAAGACGCGTTCACGGAGGGCAGTGGGGAGGCGCTCCAGTGGCTGGCGGTGTTGGATGTGTGCCGGCGCCACGATGCCAGCGTCACAGTCGACGGTAACCCTCTGGGTCGCAGTAGGAGAGGTGATGCCGCGACCGCATCCGTCTGCTTCGGTTCCACTGGTGAGCAGTTCGCCTTCCTGTACAACTTGCCTGCTCTGCCGCCACGCCCCATTCCCCCGGTGCCCGTGACGGTATCATCGGGCATGGCTTTTCTGGCATCCGAAGCTGACGCAGACACCAGCGTCTGCTCAGCGAGCGATAGCATCCCGCCCTTCTGCGAATGCGGCCCTGATGGGGGTGAGTGCGCAACCGTCGGCAATCCAGGCCCGTTGCTGTCTCTCACCTTCTACGCCAACGACCCCACCCAACCGTTTGACCAGGCCGCGTGGCAGTCAGAGCTGACGTGGCATCAGAGCGAGGTGATGCGTCGACGTATGCGCGAGACCCCCGACGGGGTGCTGCCGACCACCGTCTGCCAAGTCACAGACGTGCGGCCAATTCCGGTAGAaggcagctgctggtgccaTTCCAAACTGCCCATACCCGCGCTgttggagcagcagctgaatgAGATGCGCATGAGGCGTAGCTCtgcggccgcagcacgcAACGGTGGTCGGGACGGCTACAGAGCATCGATCCCCGCCATGTCTTCAACATCGTCGGTATGCACGATGAACTCTTCCCACAGTGGCCGTCACCATACTCACGTCGAGAGCTCGCGGCGCTCGGCACGCGGCGGGGCAACGCAGCCGTCCGCTGGTTTCTTGGCCAAGGGCTGGTGTGTGCGACCGCTGCAGACGATCAAACCTGTTCTGCCGCTGACGGGCAACGTGGACAGCACGGGAAGAGCGCCGCTTGTGACGGCTCGTACGCAGCACGTGTGGACGTGCCTCCTCAACCTTCACGAGTTGGACGACTTTGCGATCGAGGTGACTGTCAAGGTTCCGTACATAGCGGACGGCACGGAGCTTTCTCTTCAAGGCAATACCGTGCTCTTCTCTGGCATGCTGCGTTCCAGCACGAGCGGCACCGTGCTCTTGCCAGTCTACTGCCCTGCGCCCGAGGGTGCGCCCGCGGGCGTCACGTCACTGTGGATGAAGCTCTACGTGCAGTACCTGCTAGTGTTTCCATTGGAGGGATGCGGGCAGCACGGCCCGCTGGAGATTGTGCGGTCCTCGGAGACGTTTGCGTGGCTCACTGTCCCCACCTTGATTGGGCACCGCGGGCTGGGGAAGACGTACGCGcgctcgccctccacctctcgAGGTGCACCGTTCGTTATCAAGTGCAGCGAGAACACCATACCATCATTCCAAGCCGCGCACGCCCGCAAATGCGAGATGATCGAGTTTGACGTCATGCTCTCCAAGGACCGCGTGCCGGTCGTGATCCACGACCCCCTGATTGAGCTGATGGCGCTGAAGCGAGAGGGCGTACGTGCGTGTCCGGGGAAGGCAGAGTACACACCGGTGCGTGCCGAGGTGCACAAGTTGAACTATACGCGGCTGCGTGACCTGCACGTGCAGTGTTGCAAGTCCGTTGACCGCGTATTTCCCACCAAAGACCTACTGATACACCACTGGGATAGTCTGCTGTCGTGGGCGCGGAAGTGTCAGCCCAAGGTGATGAGGGGctcctcatcgtcgtcaCAGAACGACATGTGCGGTGGTAGCTCAGCGCGGACCGTTGAGAGCTCTCTGATGGGGGTGGAGGACTTCCCTAACGGTGTGCCCTCGCTCCGGGAGGTGTTGGAGCAGACGCCACCGTCTCTGCACTTCAACATTGAGGTGAAATACCCTTTCCAGCCGCTCATCGACTCGAATCTCTTTCTGCAGAGCGACGCGTTTGAGGTGAACGGGTTTGTGGACGCCATCCTGCGAGTCGTCTTTGAGTTTTCGGACAACGGCCGCAAGATCACCTTTAGCAGCTTCGACCCCAACGTGTGCCTTGCGCTGGCCCTGAAGCAGAGCCGCTACGACGTCCTCTTCCTCAGCGACACGAAAGAGATGCGAGACTTGAAGGACTACCGCTCCTTTTACGTGGAGGGCGCCATCCAGTTCGCCTCTGCGCAACACCTTGCGGGTGTTTCGGTGAACGCCGGGACGCTGCTGTCGCCAGAGgatgaggcggtgctgccgaaTATTCCTGAGGAGCCGCTGCACGGCTCGGCCGAACGCGGCCCCGTAACGGCAGAGCTCTTCCACGCCGATGACCCGCAGCATGCTCCACCCACCGTGCCGTCGTCCTTTGGCGCTTATGGACGCGCCATGGTCGCTGAGATGCACCACCGACGGCTGAAAGTGTGGACGTGGGGCGACATGAACAGCTACCTCTACTTTGCCTACGCGCAGGCGGCCAAGATGCGGGTTGACGGCGTGATTGGGGATCGCATGCCAGTGTTCTCCTCCACGAGCTGA
- the FPGS gene encoding folylpolyglutamate synthetase, with amino-acid sequence MSVSTLHPGVLAAGSAGRASPPPPPLQRAQSRVVVHNLGEDGCAGEGATSAAAGVSKRRHRSFKDAMEVVERMTGRRPNRCPDGFETTKRFIDRLGFAPILERIRFVHVAGTKGKGTTSAYTAALLQAYGFKVGLFTSPHLTDLRERTVVDGRLLDENAYAQYFFDFLDKYEALQYSDSQLDRDIASPSRANFFRFIFLLSLYIFEQEGVGVAVMEVGIGGRIDSTNTIPSEVSIITSLGYDHMDILGNTIQEIASEKAGIMKPGVVCFAAPQTDHPETRSVLEKHARKVGAPLVLLDQNVLPIRSWPKLAIGGAHAIEDSKLALMAARRVASIPPILPLDEVEKSVLQSMTYAGRSQIAAVDGGTNITFYLDGAHTVESISSATQWFLDVSATNTRDPAPRRVLVFYTSRDPKRVLKAFMPYVPHFCKVVIAQVANPRMTSRSADPGDVEGKMSELRERMVTTTEHWRNMYREVTCLPCARPFSALEDILDLVVPAASDNEDASKPAQVFVCGSFFLVGDIIKLLKVYEAGGRRPE; translated from the coding sequence ATGTCTGTGTCAACACTGCATCCTGGCGTGCTTGCTGCGGGCTCTGCAGGCAGGGCgagtccgccgccgccaccgctgcagcgcgcgcagtcACGGGTAGTGGTGCACAACTTGGGCGAGGACGGCTGCGCAGGCGAGGgtgccacctccgccgctgccggtgtgtccaagcgccgccaccggtcCTTCAAGGATGCGATGGAGGTTGTCGAGAGGATGacggggcggcggccgaaCAGGTGCCCGGACGGCTTCGAGACGACGAAGCGCTTTATTGACCGACTCGGGTTTGCCCCCATACTCGAGCGGATTCGCTTTGTGCACGTTGCCGGCACGAAGGGCAAGGGGACCACCTCCGCGTACACTGCTGCCCTTCTGCAGGCGTACGGTTTCAAGGTGGGCCTCTTCACCTCCCCTCACCTCACAGACTTGCGAGAGCGGACAGTGGTAGACGGCCGGCTGCTGGACGAGAACGCATACGCGCAGTATTTCTTCGATTTCCTGGACAAGTACGAGGCGCTACAGTATTCAGACAGCCAACTGGACCGCGACATTGCCTCACCGTCGCGAGCGAACTTCTTTCGCTTTATCTTTCTTCTTTCCTTGTACATCTTCGAGCAGGAGGGCGTGGGGGTGGCGGTAATGGAGGTGGGCATCGGCGGCCGGATCGACTCCACCAACACAATCCCGTCCGAGGTGAGCATCATAACGTCCCTCGGCTACGACCACATGGATATCTTGGGCAATACCATTCAGGAGATCGCTTCGGAGAAGGCTGGCATCATGAAGCCAGGCGTGGTCTGCTTTGCGGCACCACAGACAGATCATCCAGAGACGCGCTCAGTACTGGAGAAGCACGCTCGAAAAGTTGGCGCgccgcttgtgctgctggaTCAGAACGTGCTGCCGATTCGCAGCTGGCCGAAGCTCGCTATcggtggcgcacacgccatAGAGGACAGCAAACTGGCGCTGATGGCGGCGCGACGTGTTGCGAGCATTCCCCCCATCCTCCCACTGGACGAGGTGGAGAAGAGCGTGCTGCAGTCCATGACTTACGCTGGCCGGTCACAGATCGCTGCGGTCGACGGTGGCACAAACATCACCTTCTACCTGGACGGTGCGCACACCGTTGAGAGCATCTCCAGTGCTACGCAGTGGTTTCTGGACGTCAGCGCCACCAACACCAGGGacccggcgccgcgccgcgtgcTCGTCTTCTACACCTCTCGCGATCCAAAGCGTGTTCTCAAAGCCTTCATGCCTTACGTGCCTCACTTCTGCAAGGTGGTCATTGCGCAGGTGGCGAACCCACGCATGACGTCGCGCTCGGCCGACCCCGGTGATGTGGAGGGAAAGATGAGTGAGCTGAGGGAGAGGATGGTGACCACGACCGAACACTGGCGCAACATGTACCGTGAGGTGACCTGCCTCCCTTGTGCCCGCCCCTTCTCCGCGCTCGAGGACATCCTTGACCTCGTTGTGCCGGCCGCCAGCGATAACGAGGACGCCTCAAAGCCGGCGCaggtgtttgtgtgcggcTCCTTCTTTCTGGTTGGTGACATTATTAAGCTACTCAAGGTGTACGAGGCAGGTGGTCGCCGCCCCGAGTAG
- a CDS encoding putative membrane-bound acid phosphatase 2 codes for MACFARLGWAAVLAAVLIACAISIAHAQSTIARDGAADAKDIMKVLQVNVLHRHGARSGLPRENTTEICTESPCGYLSWAGIEMLLKVGSFLRTRYNTDPSVVSSPMFESPNYDLDVAYSRSTDVLRTLQSAEAFLRGFFPNMSSLYAAIHTMPESTDVLLNSNTQPWLKFFYSNNKALLRAVCNPLTDELFPNWKDITKIGAEIYQEGYCSDYETRSDCVRTLFDIAAAKKAIGELNQYPLLEANFEKLKRVTTALFDYEYHYNHSDPLMFRQGGRGQPFVQQLVTNMEGVIEGSNKYKLMHYSAHDTSLGPVWGTLGDRTPDGMMPPFAQVLVAELLQNSPTGAHYVRILRGNPGQSPDTKFEFEWDSKWEMQCIDALGTAYKAEGNICPFADFKRFVKWSEPADARGYCYLDQVSIDIAGCPSEPVAYGTPPTALVSSTCQFYRSACPQFACGIGETLNSVSMQCVCSKDSCLGGKTNEESSGDAAVDTDKKPTLRESNGLSAGAVAGVSLATFCAGAIIAVAATAAICVCKRRSQYQQHVRMSSTVEEGNQLNDEREGAAKDFKEGI; via the coding sequence ATGGCTTGTTTTGCCAGACTTGGCTGGGCAGCTGttctggcggcggtgctgattGCGTGCGCCATCTCTATTGCCCATGCGCAGAGCACCATTGCGAGAGATGGGGCCGCGGATGCGAAAGACATCATGAAGGTGCTCCAGGTGAATGTGCTGCATCGCCATGGTGCCCGCTCCGGCCTACCGCGTGAAAACACTACGGAGATTTGCACCGAGTCTCCGTGCGGGTACCTCTCGTGGGCGGGTATTGAGATGCTGCTCAAGGTCGGCAGCTTTCTGCGCACCCGCTACAACACTGATCCATCCGTGGTGAGCTCGCCGATGTTCGAGTCGCCGAACTACGACCTGGATGTGGCTTACAGCCGCTCCACCGACGTTCTGCGTACCCTGCAAAGCGCCGAGGCCTTCCTGCGAGGCTTCTTTCCCAACATGAGCAGCCTCTACGCTGCTATCCACACCATGCCGGAGTCGACCGATGTGCTGCTGAACAGCAACACGCAGCCGTGGCTCAAGTTCTTCTATTCCAACAACAaggcgctgctccgcgcCGTGTGCAACCCACTGACGGATGAGCTTTTCCCCAACTGGAAGGATATCACAAAGATTGGCGCAGAGATCTACCAGGAGGGCTACTGCAGCGACTACGAGACTCGCTCCGACTGCGTGCGCACACTTTTTGATATTGCTGCCGCGAAGAAGGCCATTGGCGAGCTAAACCAGTATCCGCTGCTGGAGGCCAACTTCGAAAAGCTGAAGCGCGTCACGACTGCCCTGTTCGACTACGAGTACCACTACAACCACAGCGACCCGCTCATGTTCAGGCAGGGCGGCCGCGGCCAGCCGTTCGTTCAGCAGTTGGTGACGAACATGGAGGGCGTGATTGAGGGCTCGAACAAGTACAAGTTGATGCACTACAGCGCTCACGACACCTCGCTTGGTCCAGTGTGGGGTACGCTCGGTGACCGCACCCCGGATGGTATGATGCCGCCTTTCGCCCAGGTGCtcgtggcggagctgctacAGAACTCGCCGACCGGCGCGCACTATGTTCGCATCCTGCGCGGCAACCCTGGTCAGAGCCCTGACACAAAGTTCGAATTTGAGTGGGACTCGAAGTGGGAGATGCAGTGCATCGACGCCCTCGGCACCGCTTACAAGGCGGAGGGGAACATTTGCCCGTTCGCCGACTTCAAGCGCTTCGTGAAGTGGTCGGAGCCGGCGGATGCGCGCGGCTACTGCTACCTTGATCAGGTGTCCATCGACATCGCCGGCTGCCCCTCGGAGCCGGTCGCCTACGGCACCCCTCCCACTGCCCTGGTCTCTAGCACGTGCCAGTTCTACCGCTCTGCGTGCCCGCAGTTTGCCTGCGGGATCGGCGAAACCCTCAACAGCGTGAGCATGCAGTGCGTCTGCTCCAAGGACAGCTGCCTGGGAGGCAAGACCAACGAGGAAAGTAGTGGTGATGCTGCTGTGGACACCGACAAGAAGCCCACGCTGCGTGAATCCAACGGCCTCAGTGCCGGCGCTGTTGCGGGCGTGTCACTGGCAACCTTCTGCGCTGgcgccatcatcgccgtGGCAGCCACAGCTGCAATATGCGTTTGCAAAAGGCGCAGCCAGTATCAGCAGCACGTGCGCATGAGCTcgacggtggaggagggaaaCCAGCTCAATgatgagagggagggggcggcgaaGGACTTCAAGGAAGGCATCTAA